In the Diprion similis isolate iyDipSimi1 chromosome 2, iyDipSimi1.1, whole genome shotgun sequence genome, one interval contains:
- the LOC124413390 gene encoding nucleoporin SEH1-A isoform X2, with amino-acid sequence MFEAHSINAEHKDLIHDIAYDFYGQRMATCSSDQFVKVWDEDEHDNWHLTASWKAHSGSVWKVTWAHPEFGQVLATCSFDRTAAVWEEIVGEGSGSGERGMRHWVRRTNLVDSRTSVTDVKFAPKTLGLLLATCSADGVIRIYEAPDVMNLSQWTLQHEITCKLPCSCLTWNPSLSRLHPPMLAVGSDDSNASSGGKVFIYEYSENSRRWTKTETLSNVVDPVHDIAFAPNLGRSFHTLAIATKDVRIVTLKPMQDAAQSGLSRFEITTAAQFDDHYCTVWRVCWNIMGTILASSGDDGCVRLWKDNYVNNWKCVAVLKGDGTSAHSAEIPQIATPPSHSVSGAQAPLSTTRYYKLGSISHPNQVPWH; translated from the exons ATGTTCGAAGCCCACAGTATAAATGCCGAACACAAGGACCTGATACATGACATAGCTTACGATTTTTATGGTCAACGAATGGCAACATGCTCCAGCGATCAGTTTGTTAAA GTTTGGGACGAGGACGAACACGATAACTGGCACTTGACAGCATCATGGAAAGCACACAGCGGATCTGTGTGGAAAGTAACCTGGGCTCATCCCGAGTTTGGTCAGGTCTTGGCAACGTGTTCATTTGATAGAACCGCGGCAGTCTGGGAAGAAATCG ttGGCGAAGGTTCAGGCTCGGGTGAACGAGGAATGCGACATTGGGTGCGGCGGACCAACTTGGTCGACTCTCGGACGTCAGTAACAGACGTTAAGTTTGCGCCAAAGACTCTGGGTCTTCTCCTTGCGACCTGCAGCGCAGATGGAGTAATCAGAATTTACGAAGCACCGGATGTCATGAACCTGAGCCAGTGGACCCTGCAGCATGAAATTACCTGTAAACTTCCATGTAGTTGTTTAACATGGAATCCTTCACTGTCGCG GCTGCATCCACCTATGCTCGCCGTTGGAAGCGACGACTCAAATGCTTCGAGTGGAGGCAAGGTCTTCATATACGAATACTCAGAAAACAGTAGACGGTGGACAAAAACAGAGACGTTATCCAACGTCGTTGATCCCGTGCACGATATTGCCTTCGCACCCAACTTGGGACGTAGTTTTCACACTTTAGCGATAGCCACTAAAGATGTACGGATTGTTACGCTAAAACCAATGCA aGATGCAGCTCAAAGCGGTTTGTCCCGGTTTGAAATAACGACTGCTGCCCAGTTCGATGATCACTATTGTACGGTGTGGCGAGTGTGCTGGAACATAATGGGGACCATATTAGCGAGTTCAGGAGATGACGGCTGCGTTCGTTTATGGAAAGATAATTACGTGAATAATTGGAAATGTGTAGCAGTTTTGAAGGGAGATGGAACCTCGGCTCACAGTGCCGAAATTCCACAGATAGCAACACCTCCGAGTCACTCGGTCTCAGGAGCTCAGGCACCGTTATCCACCACAAGGTACTACAAGCTGGGTTCCATCAGTCATCCTAATCAAGTACCGTGGCACTAA
- the LOC124413390 gene encoding nucleoporin SEH1-A isoform X1 — MFEAHSINAEHKDLIHDIAYDFYGQRMATCSSDQFVKVWDEDEHDNWHLTASWKAHSGSVWKVTWAHPEFGQVLATCSFDRTAAVWEEIVGEGSGSGERGMRHWVRRTNLVDSRTSVTDVKFAPKTLGLLLATCSADGVIRIYEAPDVMNLSQWTLQHEITCKLPCSCLTWNPSLSRLHPPMLAVGSDDSNASSGGKVFIYEYSENSRRWTKTETLSNVVDPVHDIAFAPNLGRSFHTLAIATKDVRIVTLKPMQDAAQSGLSRFEITTAAQFDDHYCTVWRVCWNIMGTILASSGDDGCVRLWKDNYVNNWKCVAVLKGDGTSAHSAEIPQIATPPSHSVSGAQAPLSTTRNISIATVTAERPTATILSTSKWQAPVIKGRFSKSVWLGNPSEPSLPPPPIIERQKSKK; from the exons ATGTTCGAAGCCCACAGTATAAATGCCGAACACAAGGACCTGATACATGACATAGCTTACGATTTTTATGGTCAACGAATGGCAACATGCTCCAGCGATCAGTTTGTTAAA GTTTGGGACGAGGACGAACACGATAACTGGCACTTGACAGCATCATGGAAAGCACACAGCGGATCTGTGTGGAAAGTAACCTGGGCTCATCCCGAGTTTGGTCAGGTCTTGGCAACGTGTTCATTTGATAGAACCGCGGCAGTCTGGGAAGAAATCG ttGGCGAAGGTTCAGGCTCGGGTGAACGAGGAATGCGACATTGGGTGCGGCGGACCAACTTGGTCGACTCTCGGACGTCAGTAACAGACGTTAAGTTTGCGCCAAAGACTCTGGGTCTTCTCCTTGCGACCTGCAGCGCAGATGGAGTAATCAGAATTTACGAAGCACCGGATGTCATGAACCTGAGCCAGTGGACCCTGCAGCATGAAATTACCTGTAAACTTCCATGTAGTTGTTTAACATGGAATCCTTCACTGTCGCG GCTGCATCCACCTATGCTCGCCGTTGGAAGCGACGACTCAAATGCTTCGAGTGGAGGCAAGGTCTTCATATACGAATACTCAGAAAACAGTAGACGGTGGACAAAAACAGAGACGTTATCCAACGTCGTTGATCCCGTGCACGATATTGCCTTCGCACCCAACTTGGGACGTAGTTTTCACACTTTAGCGATAGCCACTAAAGATGTACGGATTGTTACGCTAAAACCAATGCA aGATGCAGCTCAAAGCGGTTTGTCCCGGTTTGAAATAACGACTGCTGCCCAGTTCGATGATCACTATTGTACGGTGTGGCGAGTGTGCTGGAACATAATGGGGACCATATTAGCGAGTTCAGGAGATGACGGCTGCGTTCGTTTATGGAAAGATAATTACGTGAATAATTGGAAATGTGTAGCAGTTTTGAAGGGAGATGGAACCTCGGCTCACAGTGCCGAAATTCCACAGATAGCAACACCTCCGAGTCACTCGGTCTCAGGAGCTCAGGCACCGTTATCCACCACAAG GAATATATCAATAGCCACGGTTACAGCGGAGAGACCAACGGCGACAATATTGTCGACTAGTAAATGGCAAGCTCCGGTAATAAAAGGCCGCTTCAGCAAGTCTGTGTGGCTTGGAAATCCAAGCGAACCATCACTCCCCCCTCCTCCAATCATAGAAcgccaaaaatcgaagaagtaa
- the LOC124413401 gene encoding uncharacterized protein LOC124413401 codes for MQTQTMARTLNKSVAGFAERSVIRQPAQPMSRIVPPREVRTTTPNVHPAHLRPEISPYNDPVEHWINQKLKNLEKRDRSCLREQPYHASTHSNEQFQPVAVEAEHDARNDRPSLPTIQTLCKDIRSNQPGAMGQGDRVTERCFYRSPAVKTDLRTTRVVLSTGTRTSERNIRRSRPLTASTESHNPSLTKAESKHGVTRTSNKCEEACSIEQIGAAVRSAISAHERRSARVSSPCKGAAPSRRSLGVSNSRTPMSDRLQERLRNVQREAPAFHCHFKEN; via the exons ATGCAGACCCAAACCATGGCCAGGACTCTCAACAAGAG TGTCGCTGGGTTCGCTGAGAGGTCGGTGATCCGGCAACCAGCTCAGCCAATGTCGCGAATTGTTCCACCCCGTGAAGTCCGGACTACTACCCCAAACGTTCATCCGGCTCATCTGCGGCCCGAGATATCGCCTTATAACGATCCCGTGGAACATTGGATAAACCAGAAGTTGAAGAACCTGGAGAAACGAGACCGAAGTTGCCTCCGGGAACAGCCGTATCACGCCTCCACTCACAGC AATGAACAATTCCAGCCTGTGGCAGTCGAGGCCGAACATGACGCGCGAAACGATCGACCCTCGCTTCCTACGATTCAAACGCTCTGCAAAGACATCCGCTCGAACCAGCCGGGTGCAATGGGTCAAGGAGATCGAGTTACCGAGCGATGTTTCTACAG GTCTCCAGCGGTGAAAACGGATCTTCGAACGACGAGGGTCGTCCTATCAACCGGAACCCGGACGTCGGAAAGAAATATCCGACGTTCAAGACCCCTGACTGCTAGCACCGAAAGCCACAACCCCTCGCTGACAAAGGCTGAATCTAAACACGGGGTGACCAGAACTTCTAACAAA TGCGAAGAAGCGTGCAGCATCGAGCAGATCGGCGCGGCGGTTCGATCGGCGATCAGCGCCCATGAAAGACGATCGGCAAGAGTGTCGTCGCCCTGCAAGGGAGCTGCGCCCTCTCGACGAAGCCTCGGCGTCTCGAATTCCAGGACTCCGATGTCCGACCGACTGCAGGAGCGTCTGCGAAACGTGCAGCGAGAAGCGCCGGCTTTTCACTGccatttcaaagaaaattaa